Proteins encoded within one genomic window of Halomonas sp. YLGW01:
- a CDS encoding TetR/AcrR family transcriptional regulator — translation MPRPTSNAPTSAQQRLIDAAAELFYNDGITATGIDAIVKQAGVAKKSLYNNFASKAALVATYLEVRHAEWLDLYAARLLKANTSKDRVLAVFLAYEDHAEHAYTRGFRGCGLLNAAAELPADDAGRAVVRQHKQQIEGLLADHLNELFHDPERAKQLAQHLAFLLEGAMARAGLEGRSDCLHHARAMASAMLEAS, via the coding sequence ATGCCACGCCCAACTTCTAACGCACCAACAAGCGCCCAGCAGCGCCTCATCGACGCGGCCGCCGAGCTGTTCTACAACGACGGCATCACCGCGACCGGCATCGATGCCATCGTCAAGCAAGCCGGTGTCGCCAAGAAGAGCCTGTACAACAACTTCGCCTCTAAGGCCGCCCTGGTGGCGACCTACCTGGAAGTGCGTCATGCGGAATGGCTCGATCTCTACGCGGCGCGGCTGCTCAAGGCCAACACCTCCAAAGACAGGGTCCTTGCTGTCTTCCTGGCCTATGAGGATCATGCCGAGCACGCCTACACACGTGGCTTTCGCGGCTGCGGGCTCCTGAATGCCGCGGCCGAACTCCCCGCGGATGACGCCGGCCGAGCGGTGGTGAGGCAACACAAGCAGCAGATCGAGGGCTTGCTGGCCGACCATCTCAATGAGCTGTTCCACGATCCGGAGCGGGCCAAGCAACTGGCACAGCACCTCGCCTTCCTGCTTGAGGGCGCCATGGCCAGGGCGGGCCTGGAAGGCCGTAGCGACTGCCTGCACCACGCCCGCGCCATGGCATCGGCCATGCTGGAGGCGTCATGA
- a CDS encoding LysR family transcriptional regulator has product MLLDNIALFLTIVEKGSLTAAGREVGLSPTSVSERLAALEAHYGVVLLNRTTRAISLTEEGRTLVEGARELLNGVADLDSRIRFGAESLTGPIRVSAPSDTGRHLISRALTEFQGRYPGIRIELLLSDGYVDIVGEGIDLALRFGTIMDSTLRVRSLGGARRLVCASPAYLDAHAEPRQPTDLKSHNCLMMRFGQNLDNEWRFETSAGPQVVTVSGNRVANDGAMVRQWGLEGLGIVLKSELDVVDDIRSGRLIELLADYAASPAPVQLLFPPARTQPHRVKALADHLVETFEALDTLPCKR; this is encoded by the coding sequence ATGCTGCTCGATAACATTGCGCTGTTCCTGACCATCGTGGAGAAAGGCAGCCTGACGGCGGCGGGGCGCGAGGTCGGTCTGTCGCCGACGTCCGTCTCGGAACGCCTGGCCGCGCTGGAAGCCCACTACGGGGTGGTGTTGCTGAACCGCACCACCCGCGCCATCAGCCTCACCGAAGAGGGGCGCACCCTGGTCGAAGGCGCCCGGGAGCTGCTGAACGGCGTGGCCGATCTGGATAGCCGCATCCGTTTCGGTGCCGAGTCTCTGACCGGGCCTATCCGCGTTAGCGCGCCGAGCGATACCGGGCGCCATCTGATCTCGCGTGCCCTGACCGAGTTCCAGGGCAGGTACCCGGGCATCAGGATCGAACTGCTGCTGTCGGACGGCTATGTCGATATCGTGGGGGAGGGCATCGATCTGGCATTGCGCTTCGGGACCATCATGGACAGCACCTTGAGGGTACGCTCGCTGGGGGGTGCCAGGCGGCTGGTATGTGCGTCACCCGCTTATCTCGATGCTCACGCCGAGCCCCGTCAGCCCACCGACCTCAAGTCGCATAATTGTTTGATGATGCGTTTCGGGCAGAACCTCGATAATGAATGGCGATTCGAGACGTCGGCGGGTCCTCAGGTGGTGACGGTCAGTGGCAATCGCGTCGCCAATGATGGTGCGATGGTCCGTCAATGGGGGCTTGAAGGCCTGGGGATCGTTCTCAAGTCGGAACTGGATGTGGTGGACGACATCCGCAGCGGCCGCCTGATCGAGCTGCTGGCCGATTACGCGGCGTCCCCGGCCCCGGTACAGCTGCTGTTCCCGCCTGCGCGGACGCAGCCCCATCGGGTCAAGGCGCTCGCCGATCACCTGGTTGAGACCTTTGAGGCACTGGACACACTGCCGTGTAAGCGTTGA
- a CDS encoding L-dopachrome tautomerase-related protein, giving the protein MNVPRRKTTALLAAMAASVFSLPGMAQELKTYASLSDTRPGNITVLENNRVIITQQPLDNPTLRVVEVAPDGTKRPFPTQDWADGPDIGEVGIAATIGIDTDSNGVVWILDMGDQNNPAQLVGWDTRANELHKVITIPADATLPISFLQDFAIDEKRGKIYIADMTFTAPATDMRPAFVVVDIETGEARRVLQAAPPLMPVYHDVVIVGQPMAAQGTDGGEPTPWHLAMNAISIDPAFEHVYFGTVNGSTIFRLPAAALADPTLEDEQRIEHIEPYADKRPNDGFIYSAGLDGVVSGDIEQHAVTLSTPDAMTTLAQDEEHLRWPDGFAYGPDGTLYITSNQLNTHPALNAGEDGSDRQYYIMTLSP; this is encoded by the coding sequence ATGAACGTACCTCGAAGAAAGACCACTGCACTGCTCGCCGCCATGGCCGCCAGCGTTTTCAGCCTTCCCGGCATGGCCCAAGAACTGAAGACATATGCTTCCCTGAGCGATACGCGCCCGGGCAACATCACCGTGCTGGAGAACAATCGGGTCATCATCACCCAGCAGCCGCTGGATAACCCAACACTTCGCGTGGTGGAGGTTGCCCCGGATGGCACCAAGCGTCCCTTCCCGACCCAGGACTGGGCCGACGGGCCCGACATCGGAGAGGTAGGCATTGCCGCGACCATCGGTATCGACACCGATAGCAACGGTGTGGTCTGGATCCTGGACATGGGTGACCAGAACAATCCGGCCCAGTTGGTGGGATGGGACACCCGTGCCAACGAGTTGCACAAGGTGATTACGATTCCCGCAGATGCCACCCTACCGATCTCCTTCCTGCAGGATTTCGCCATCGACGAAAAGCGCGGCAAGATCTACATCGCCGACATGACCTTTACCGCACCGGCGACGGACATGCGCCCAGCCTTCGTGGTAGTGGATATCGAAACCGGGGAGGCGCGCCGGGTGTTACAGGCCGCCCCGCCCCTGATGCCGGTCTATCATGACGTCGTGATCGTTGGCCAGCCAATGGCGGCCCAGGGTACAGACGGCGGTGAGCCGACGCCCTGGCACCTGGCCATGAATGCCATCTCCATCGACCCTGCCTTCGAGCATGTCTATTTCGGCACCGTTAATGGCAGCACTATCTTCCGTCTTCCCGCCGCCGCCCTGGCCGACCCGACCCTTGAAGACGAGCAACGCATCGAGCACATCGAGCCGTATGCCGACAAGCGTCCCAACGACGGCTTCATCTACTCTGCTGGGCTGGATGGCGTGGTATCGGGGGACATCGAGCAGCACGCCGTGACCCTTTCCACACCGGATGCCATGACTACCCTGGCGCAGGACGAGGAGCACCTGCGTTGGCCGGACGGCTTCGCCTACGGCCCAGATGGCACGCTCTACATCACATCGAATCAACTCAACACCCATCCGGCGTTGAATGCCGGCGAAGATGGCAGCGACCGTCAGTACTACATCATGACGTTGTCGCCCTGA
- a CDS encoding EamA family transporter: MTRDAKERQLGIFTVLLAAVLWGTTGTAATFAPDVSAVAIGAVAMGGGGLMQAMLSAGGIRRHLTQIKAHWHWLLVGAIAVAIYPLAFYASMRLAGVTIGTVVSIGSAPLLSALIEYRLDGLRLGARWMIGAGFGLSGMLLLCLAEGSGHMPSGTATAVIPGTLLGLLAGLSYALYSWTARRLMQQGIASRAAMGATFGIGGLMLLPVLLLTGAPLLASWGNAAVGLYMAFVPMLLGYLCFGHGLARIPASTATTITLFEPVVAACLAVAIVGERLPAMGWGGIALILACLVCISAPVGSTRSPAQQPGHQPSH, encoded by the coding sequence ATGACACGGGACGCAAAGGAACGACAACTGGGTATCTTCACCGTCCTGCTGGCCGCGGTGCTGTGGGGCACGACCGGTACCGCAGCGACCTTCGCTCCGGACGTCAGTGCCGTGGCCATCGGCGCGGTCGCCATGGGCGGCGGCGGATTGATGCAGGCCATGCTCTCGGCGGGCGGAATCCGACGTCACCTGACTCAGATCAAGGCACACTGGCACTGGCTCTTGGTAGGGGCGATCGCCGTGGCCATCTACCCGCTAGCCTTCTATGCCTCCATGCGCCTGGCCGGCGTGACCATCGGCACGGTGGTCTCCATCGGCTCGGCGCCGCTGCTCTCGGCGCTGATCGAGTACCGTCTGGACGGGTTACGCCTCGGTGCTCGCTGGATGATCGGTGCCGGGTTTGGGCTATCGGGCATGCTGCTGCTGTGTCTGGCCGAAGGCTCGGGCCACATGCCCAGTGGAACGGCAACGGCCGTGATCCCGGGCACCCTGCTGGGCTTGCTGGCCGGACTCAGCTATGCCCTGTATTCCTGGACCGCGCGCCGCCTGATGCAGCAGGGCATCGCCTCCCGTGCCGCCATGGGCGCCACCTTCGGCATCGGCGGCCTGATGCTGTTGCCGGTGTTATTGCTGACCGGGGCACCGCTATTGGCTTCCTGGGGCAACGCGGCTGTCGGTCTCTACATGGCGTTCGTCCCTATGCTGCTGGGATATCTCTGCTTCGGCCACGGCTTGGCGCGTATTCCGGCCAGCACCGCCACTACTATCACCCTGTTCGAACCCGTCGTGGCAGCCTGCCTGGCAGTGGCCATCGTTGGCGAGCGACTGCCGGCCATGGGCTGGGGCGGCATAGCGCTGATCCTAGCCTGCTTAGTGTGTATAAGCGCGCCTGTCGGCAGCACTCGCTCACCGGCGCAACAGCCAGGCCACCAGCCGTCTCACTGA
- a CDS encoding TIGR03571 family LLM class oxidoreductase: MSLTRLTQGPLTLGVELPLDHDWSASGDNLRRRDGRPFGVPDMDAHAERIAQVDRLGFRAAWLRDVPLYDPAFGDAGQVFELFTYLGYLARHTDQLLLGTAAAVLPLRQPWLVRKAAATVQALSGNRLLLGVASGDRPVEYPLFGEDFAQRGAQFRDAVEILKGQTDAQLSSGQALLPHAPQPPLLVAGLAQQTPHWVGEQMDGWLAYPGTPQDHVKRVELWRQVAGGKPYVSFIHLDLLERPDAPTTRHRFGISAGREGLIRELEAMQAAGVNHIGLHFRRNQRPLDETLEEIGHEVLPHFQSQASTIDTHYEETADVD; encoded by the coding sequence ATGTCATTGACACGACTCACTCAAGGCCCGCTGACCCTCGGGGTGGAGCTGCCGCTGGACCATGACTGGAGTGCCAGTGGTGATAACCTCCGCCGGCGGGACGGACGTCCCTTCGGCGTTCCCGATATGGACGCTCATGCCGAGCGCATTGCCCAGGTCGACCGCCTGGGTTTCCGCGCCGCTTGGCTGCGTGACGTACCGCTCTATGATCCCGCCTTCGGTGATGCCGGCCAGGTCTTCGAGCTGTTCACCTATCTCGGCTACCTGGCGCGTCACACCGATCAGCTGCTGCTGGGCACCGCCGCCGCAGTATTACCGTTGCGCCAGCCCTGGCTGGTCCGCAAGGCCGCGGCCACCGTACAGGCCCTTAGCGGCAACCGGCTGCTGCTGGGAGTCGCCAGTGGCGACCGTCCCGTGGAGTACCCCTTGTTCGGTGAGGACTTTGCCCAGCGCGGCGCCCAGTTCCGTGATGCGGTCGAGATCCTCAAGGGCCAGACCGACGCGCAGCTGTCATCAGGCCAGGCGCTATTGCCCCACGCGCCTCAACCGCCTCTTCTTGTGGCCGGTCTCGCCCAGCAGACGCCCCATTGGGTCGGTGAGCAGATGGACGGCTGGCTCGCTTACCCCGGCACGCCACAGGACCACGTCAAGCGCGTCGAGCTGTGGCGCCAAGTCGCCGGTGGCAAGCCCTATGTGAGCTTCATCCATCTGGATCTACTCGAGCGCCCCGATGCCCCCACGACCCGGCACCGCTTCGGCATCAGTGCCGGCCGTGAGGGCCTGATCCGCGAGCTCGAGGCGATGCAGGCGGCCGGCGTGAACCACATCGGCCTACATTTCCGCCGCAACCAGCGCCCCCTTGACGAGACCCTCGAGGAGATCGGCCATGAAGTGCTGCCGCATTTCCAGAGCCAGGCGTCCACTATCGACACTCACTATGAGGAAACCGCCGATGTCGACTGA
- the trxA gene encoding thioredoxin, with amino-acid sequence MANLKAVTDSNYTQDVIESSAPVLVKFWAPWCGPCKMLDPVVESIAEERGDALKVVTINVDDAPDLAAKNGVRGLPTIALFKGGEKVDALTGVQPKEQFDAMLARHA; translated from the coding sequence ATGGCCAACCTGAAAGCCGTGACCGATAGCAATTACACCCAAGACGTCATCGAGAGCAGTGCTCCCGTGCTGGTCAAGTTCTGGGCACCGTGGTGCGGTCCCTGCAAGATGCTGGATCCCGTCGTCGAGTCGATCGCCGAAGAACGAGGCGACGCCCTGAAGGTCGTCACCATCAACGTCGACGATGCACCGGATCTGGCCGCCAAGAATGGCGTGCGTGGTCTGCCGACCATTGCCTTGTTCAAGGGCGGTGAAAAGGTCGACGCCCTGACCGGCGTCCAGCCGAAGGAACAGTTCGATGCCATGCTGGCTCGTCACGCCTGA
- a CDS encoding MFS transporter, whose protein sequence is MPIALYALMLSAFAIGTTEFVIVGLVPTIAQDLGVSLPSAGLLVSLYAAGVAIGAPVLTALTGRLNRKLVLLGLMALFIAGNLLAWQAPGYGSLITARILTGLAHGVFFSIGSTIATSLVSKNKEASAIALMFTGLTVALVTGVPLGTWIGQNFGWRATFLVVSALGAVALIGSALLVPSNLKQAVPATLGQQLKVLTHPRLLLVYLITILGYGGTFTAFTYLAPILQDVSGFGNNAVSLIMLVYGASVAVGNIYGGKLADRMGPIHALTLIFTGLTAILLVLTLSASHPVAAVLTVLVWGAFAFGNVPGLQVYVVQQAERFVPEAVDVASGLNIAAFNIGIALGSVVGGYVVDGMALTDTAWIGAGIVILALVLTRLSGSLDRRGNAAVASA, encoded by the coding sequence ATGCCCATTGCATTGTACGCACTGATGCTCAGTGCCTTTGCCATCGGCACCACCGAATTCGTGATTGTCGGTCTGGTGCCCACCATCGCCCAGGATCTGGGCGTCTCGCTGCCCTCGGCCGGCCTGTTGGTCAGCCTCTACGCCGCCGGGGTCGCCATCGGCGCGCCGGTCCTTACCGCCCTCACGGGACGACTGAATCGCAAGCTGGTGCTGCTCGGCCTGATGGCCCTGTTCATTGCCGGCAACCTGCTGGCCTGGCAGGCGCCCGGTTACGGCTCCCTGATCACCGCCCGCATTCTCACCGGCCTGGCCCATGGGGTGTTCTTCTCCATCGGCTCAACCATCGCCACGAGCCTGGTCAGCAAGAACAAGGAAGCCAGCGCCATCGCGCTCATGTTCACCGGCTTGACCGTGGCCCTGGTAACGGGCGTGCCACTGGGCACCTGGATCGGACAGAACTTCGGCTGGCGCGCCACCTTCCTGGTGGTCTCTGCACTGGGTGCCGTGGCCCTGATCGGCAGCGCCCTGCTGGTCCCGAGCAACCTCAAGCAAGCCGTACCGGCGACCCTTGGCCAGCAACTCAAGGTACTGACCCATCCGCGTCTGCTGCTGGTCTATCTGATTACCATCCTAGGCTACGGTGGCACCTTCACCGCTTTCACCTACCTGGCACCGATCCTTCAGGACGTCAGTGGGTTCGGCAATAACGCCGTCAGCCTGATCATGCTGGTCTACGGTGCCTCGGTCGCTGTGGGCAATATCTATGGCGGCAAGCTGGCCGACCGGATGGGCCCCATCCACGCCCTGACCCTGATCTTTACTGGCCTTACCGCCATCCTGCTGGTACTGACTCTCTCGGCCAGCCACCCGGTCGCCGCCGTGCTGACGGTGCTGGTCTGGGGCGCCTTTGCCTTCGGTAACGTGCCGGGCCTGCAGGTCTACGTGGTGCAACAGGCCGAGCGCTTCGTCCCCGAAGCCGTCGATGTCGCCTCCGGCCTCAACATCGCGGCTTTCAATATCGGCATCGCCCTGGGCTCGGTGGTCGGCGGCTACGTCGTCGATGGCATGGCGCTCACCGATACCGCCTGGATCGGGGCCGGTATCGTCATCCTGGCCCTGGTCCTGACCCGGCTCTCCGGCAGCCTGGACCGTCGCGGCAACGCTGCCGTCGCCAGCGCGTAA